In Brassica rapa cultivar Chiifu-401-42 chromosome A06, CAAS_Brap_v3.01, whole genome shotgun sequence, a single window of DNA contains:
- the LOC103871752 gene encoding cx9C motif-containing protein 4 codes for MPQPSKEPCKKEACDIQACLSKNNFLPQRCQTVIEKLQACCEKCNNESTHCGSVSALLKQIKK; via the exons ATGCCGCAACCAAGCAAAGAGCCGTGCAAGAAAGAGGCTTGCGACATTCAAGCCTGTCTCTCCAAGAACAATTTTCTTCCTCAAAG GTGCCAGACAGTGATAGAGAAATTACAGGCTTGTTGTGAGAAATGCAACAACGAGTCAACGCATTGTGGATCTGTATCTGCCCTCTTGAAGCAAATCAagaaataa
- the LOC103871753 gene encoding ATP phosphoribosyltransferase 2, chloroplastic has product MSIATPLNTTLQRSPLPSSLSVFSPIHTTTVPVTGTRKICLRMVTSCVSSHSQSSVHNGVTDAVSVRNQIRLGLPSKGRMATDTLDLLKDCQLSVKQVNPRQYVAQIPQLPNTEVWFQRPKDIVRKLLSGDLDLGIVGLDIVSEFGQGNEDLIIVHEALNFGDCHLSLAIPNYGIFENINSLKELAQMPQWTAERPLRVATGFTYLGPKFMKENGIKHVTFSTADGALEAAPAMGIADAILDLVSSGTTLKENNLKEIEGGVVLQSQAALVASKRALTERTGALDTVHEILERLEAHLKAAGQFTVVANMRGTDAEEVAARLKTQPSLSGLQGPTISPVYCKRDGKVSIEFYAIVICVPKTALYESVQQLRAVGGSGVLVSPLTYIFDEETPRWSQLLSNLGL; this is encoded by the exons ATGTCTATAGCGACTCCTCTCAACACCACTCTACAGCGCTCGCCTCTTCCTTCTTCCCTCTCCGTCTTCTCTCCGATTCACACGACGACTGTTCCCGTCACCGGAACTCGCAAGATATGCCTCAGGATGGTGACTTCATGCGTCTCCTCCCACTCTCAGAGCTCGGTTCATAACGGTGTCACCGACGCTGTCTCTGTGAGAAACCAGATTCGTCTCGGTCTTCCTAGCAAGGGACGCATGGCCACCGATACTCTAGATCTTCTCAAG GATTGTCAATTGTCTGTCAAACAAGTCAACCCGCGGCAATATGTTGCTCAGATTCCTCAG CTACCAAACACTGAAGTTTGGTTTCAACGACCAAAAGACATTGTCAGAAAGTTGCTCTCTGGAGATCTTGATTTAGGCATCGTTGGTCTTGACATTGTTAGTGAATTTGGCCAG GGAAATGAAGATCTTATCATTGTTCATGAAGCTCTCAATTTTGGAGACTGTCATCTCTCCCTTGCG ATACCAAATTATGGGATATTTGAGAATATAAACTCTCTCAAGGAGCTAGCACAAATGCCTCAGTGGACTGCGGAAAGACCTTTACGAGTTGCTACAGGATTCACTTAT CTAGGCCCTAAGTTTATGAAAGAGAACGGTATAAAGCACGTGACTTTCTCAACTGCAGATGGAGCCCTAGAGGCAGCTCCTGCG ATGGGGATAGCTGATGCCATTTTAGACCTTGTGAGCAGTGGGACAACTCTTAAAGAGAACAACTTGAAAGAGATTGAAGGAGGGGTGGTTCTGCAAAGCCAG GCTGCACTCGTGGCAAGTAAGAGGGCATTGACTGAGAGAACAGGAGCACTAGACACAGTGCATGAGATTCTCGAGAGATTGGAAGCCCACTTGAAGGCGGCTGGTCAATTCACT GTTGTTGCAAACATGAGAGGAACGGATGCTGAGGAAGTGGCTGCACGTTTGAAAACCCAACCATCATTATCAGGTTTGCAG GGACCAACAATAAGTCCAGTTTACTGTAAACGAGATGGGAAAGTATCTATTGAGTTCTACGCCATTGTGATATGTGTACCCAAAACAGCTCTATACGAGTCTGTGCAGCAACTGAGAGCG GTGGGAGGTAGTGGGGTGTTGGTTTCACCACTAACATACATTTTTGATGAGGAGACTCCCAGATGGAGTCAGCTTTTGAGTAACCTCGGACTTTGA
- the LOC103871757 gene encoding uncharacterized protein LOC103871757, whose protein sequence is MILHSVPMLSSSGSYRTPAPPPSFRALRFPFSSSLGVCYRTTISPLSCSSNNVQPAPVITAWSEFAQNVSGEWDGFGADFSREGHPLELPESVVPEAYREWEVKVFDWQTQCPTLAQPHPHTFLYKSIKLLPTVGCEADAATRHSVDQRTIGPTALSFSYSVSGSYVAVWQPLGNNNQLLELEHCLVNPNDKESRVRIFQVVETTMLSLRSVKVFRELWYGPFRDGDQLGGCATRSSGFASTPATAASAVARSWRAVLATTSFDSGCIQQFTGEKVVEIVREEKDLLLLPQDLWCSLQEGKDGQRLFSVGWLFEPGHAITSTCVFSSDSKLEEVTMGRETALTDL, encoded by the exons ATGATTCTGCACTCTGTTCCTATGCTATCGTCTTCAGGAAGCTACCGTACACCTGCACCTCCGCCTTCCTTTAGAGCTCTCCGCTTTCCCTTCTCTTCCAGTTTAGGAGTTTGTTACAGAACCACAATCTCTCCTCTTTCTTGTTCCTCTAATAATGTCCAGCCTGCCCCTGTTATCACTG CCTGGTCGGAGTTCGCTCAAAATGTGTCTGGCGAATGGGACGGTTTCGGAGCAGATTTCTCACGCGAAGGACACCCGCTGGAACTACCCGAGTCAGTGGTTCCAGAAGCCTATAGAGAATGGGAAGTGAAGGTGTTCGACTGGCAAACGCAGTGTCCCACTCTCGCCCAACCCCACCCACACACCTTTCTTTACAAGTCCATCAAACTCCTCCCCACCGTTGGATGCGAAGCTGATGCCGCCACCCGTCACAGCGTCGACCAGAGGACCATCGGTCCAACCGCCTTATCCTTCTCTTATTCCGTCTCTGGATCTTACGTCGCCGTGTGGCAGCCTCTGGGGAACAACAACCAGCTGCTAGAGTTGGAGCATTGCCTGGTCAATCCAAACGACAAGGAGTCCCGCGTCAGGATTTTCCAGGTTGTAGAGACCACAATGTTGTCGTTGCGCAGTGTCAAAGTTTTCCGTGAGCTTTGGTATGGTCCGTTCAGGGACGGTGACCAGCTCGGAGGTTGCGCCACGCGTAGCTCCGGGTTTGCTTCTACGCCTGCCACAGCAGCTTCGGCCGTAGCCCGTTCTTGGAGAGCTGTGCTTGCTACCACTAGCTTTGATTCC GGCTGCATTCAACAATTTACTGGTGAGAAGGTGGTTGAGATTGTGCGAGAAGAAAAGGATCTTTTATTGCTTCCTCAAGACCTGTGGTGTTCACTCCAAGAAGGCAAAGATGGCCAGAGATTGTTTTCTGTAGGATGGCTGTTTGAGCCAGGTCATGCTATCACATCTACCTGTGTCTTCTCCAGCGATTCTAAGCTAGAG GAGGTAACAATGGGTAGAGAGACCGCCCTCACAGATTTATGA
- the LOC103871756 gene encoding tRNA pseudouridine synthase A, with product MSDPNLKHPLGEDYTASQERLSKVARIDGFSDEEEEGGHESESPENPRVQRYLVAVEYVGTRFFGSQQQPKYRTVVGVLQEAFHKFIGQPVKIFCSSRTDAGVHALSNVCHVDVERVSKRKPGEVLPPHEPDVVQKAVNHFLQKNEGDVMVIDVRCVPSNYHARYKAKERTYFYRMLSGPDPLSIFEKDRAWHVPEELDLRAMQEACRVLVGSHDFSSFRASGCQAKSPVRSLDELNVTELPSTPYFPPLTERTWSNPNNGDPLTCSSQPKTETAGVTTNGDTFGIRKRHRCYVITARSRGFLYHQVRLIVAVLKCVGTGELTVLDVERILKAKDVSASKPMAPASGLYLARVKYEFP from the exons ATGTCTGATCCTAATCTGAAGCATCCTCTAGGGGAGGACTACACAGCTTCTCAAGAGAGGCTATCAAAGGTTGCGAGGATCGATGGATTCagtgatgaagaagaggaaggaggaCATGAGTCTGAGAGCCCAGAAAACCCTAGAGTGCAGCGTTACTTGGTTGCCGTTGAGTATGTCGGAACGCGTTTCTTTGGCTCACAACAGCAGCCTAAGTACCGCACCGTCGTCGGCGTGTTGCAG GAAGCTTTTCATAAGTTTATTGGACAGCCAGTTAAGATCTTCTGCTCAAGTCGAACG GATGCAGGAGTGCATGCGCTATCAAACGTTTGCCATGTAGATGTGGAACGAGTCAGTAAAAGAAAGCCTGGTGAAGTG TTACCACCTCATGAACCTGATGTCGTCCAGAAAGCTGTGAACCATTTCTTACAg AAAAATGAAGGTGATGTTATGGTGATTGATGTTCGGTGTGTCCCAAGTAATTACCATGCCAGATATAAGGCCAAGGAGCGCAC ATACTTTTACCGCATGCTATCGGGGCCGGATCCTTTATCCATCTTTGAAAAAGACCGTGCTTGGCATGTTCCTGAGGAGCTAGATCTTCGCGCTATGCAG GAAGCATGCAGAGTTCTTGTTGGATCTCATGATTTTAGCTCCTTCAGGGCATCTGGTTGCCAG GCAAAGTCACCGGTGAGATCTTTAGATGAACTCAATGTCACTGAACTACCATCAACTCCATATTTTCCACCTCTCACTGAAAGGACTTGGAGTAACCCAAACAATGGAGATCCTCTCACATGTTCCAGTCAACCCAAGACCGAAACTGCTGGTGTTACTACAAATGGCGACACTTTCGGTATAAGAAAACGACACCGCTGCTACGTCATAACAGCGCGTTCCCGCGGGTTTCTCTACCACCAG GTTCGACTGATTGTAGCAGTACTGAAATGTGTAGGCACTGGAGAATTGACCGTCTTAGACG TCGAACGGATCCTGAAGGCCAAGGACGTGTCTGCATCCAAACCCATGGCTCCTGCATCTGGTCTGTACCTTGCGCGTGTCAAATATGAATTCCCATGa
- the LOC103872181 gene encoding putative F-box/FBD/LRR-repeat protein At5g44960: protein MVGCDCISEMPDSLLTHILSYLPTKDAVKTSVLSKSWRFFWLEVTSELDLNAADFLRFEDDSSLVSLLNNRSFLRKFKIKYDDSSLRIKRKRGSDYSKKVNNTGKRVMEWVAEAVHRGVEHLDVVNETYIRRAVDFMPKYLYVSKTLVSLSLVNVGLEDPKFEVSLPCLKSIYLDNVCYMGDDALVIMERLISGSPVLKTLTTDVPVLNKKPQQTVFREAPWCLEYVKINKLTMKEEHYGIKLVNYFLESSPAFRKMTSSFIGSRNQPRESGIEIVNYFLENSAALKKMTLSFRDSDMTDEEAESYKKLLTSTKLSPMCQISLSISHE from the coding sequence ATGGTGGGTTGCGATTGTATCAGCGAGATGCCAGATTCTTTGCTAACTCATATACTCTCGTACCTTCCGACCAAAGATGCCGTTAAGACAAGTGTTTTGTCTAAGAGCTGGAGATTTTTCTGGCTAGAGGTCACTTCAGAACTGGACTTAAACGCCGCTGACTTCCTCCGTTTCGAAGACGACTCCTCCTTGGTGAGTTTATTGAACAACAGATCGTTCCTACGAAAGTTCAAGATCAAGTATGATGACTCTTCCCTAAGAATAAAAAGAAAGCGTGGTAGTGATTATTCGAAAAAGGTTAACAACACTGGCAAAAGAGTCATGGAGTGGGTAGCTGAAGCGGTTCATCGCGGAGTTGAACACCTAGACGTAGTAAACGAGACGTATATACGACGTGCTGTTGATTTCATGCCTAAGTATCTTTACGTGAGCAAGACGTTAGTGTCTCTGAGTCTCGTAAACGTAGGGCTTGAGGATCCCAAGTTTGAAGTTTCTCTACCTTGTCTCAAGAGTATATATCTAGACAACGTTTGTTACATGGGAGATGATGCTCTTGTGATTATGGAGAGGCTCATCTCAGGGTCTCCCGTGTTGAAAACTCTTACCACGGACGTTCCTGTTTTAAATAAGAAGCCACAGCAAACTGTCTTCAGAGAGGCGCCTTGGTGTTTGGAGTATGTCAAGATCAACAAACTGACAATGAAGGAGGAGCACTATGGGATTAAACTAGTAAACTACTTTCTCGAGAGCTCGCCAGCCTTCAGGAAAATGACATCGAGCTTCATAGGTTCCCGTAATCAACCAAGGGAATCTGGGATTGAAATTGTAAATTACTTTCTTGAGAATTCGGCAGCGCTCAAGAAAATGACATTGAGTTTCAGAGATTCTGATATGACTGATGAAGAGGCAGAGAGCTACAAGAAGCTTCTTACATCCACAAAGCTTTCTCCCATGTGTCAAATCTCTTTGTCTATTTCACATGAGTAA
- the LOC103871755 gene encoding YTH domain-containing protein ECT1 codes for MATERNAMDSERGTVTDSDSTPKRHNEVFEILLGELQTVTTAADSTPKKHDESPPTDDTSRMVTGSTTSSVTVSACADNGTGVVSSQPNKNGQAYATDFLKASHRDKNNSSYNNYQDSNLHGDRAVRSYCWSQTSVSSPGNLNVYGQLPSFTQSHAFRPTFKGKQASGQFTKHANQKTSSVPYSGYYGNGNTNSGFKDHRDGHRKPERNGESDSLVEMKCGPRTSAKTHPPPSDSSSSSLKQNSSFVLDLRREMFNLPDFQTDYEDATFFVIKSYSEDDVHKSIKYSVWSSTVNGNKKLDAAYRDAEAKTLVDGKKRPIFLFFSVNASRQFVGLAEMVGYVDMNKDLDFWQVDKWCGFFPVEWHVVKDVPNWELCHIVLHNNEGKAVTHTRDTQEIKLREGLQMLSIFKKFSAVTSLLDDMDFYEEREKSLRLKKEHKPATLRMDLFKEKDYDYENGGNRRMNQDRGCNWSRTQQSLVNQTKNLSIRGGYSVSKNNTRNPR; via the exons ATGGCCACTGAGAGGAACGCTATGGACT CCGAGCGGGGAACTGTAACAGATTCAGATTCTACACCAAAGAGACATAATGAGGTATTTGAAATCTTATTAGGTGAGCTGCAAACTGTAACAACAGCTGCAGATTCTACACCAAAGAAACATGACGAG TCTCCTCCAACAGATGACACAAGTCGTATGGTCACAGGGTCAACTACCTCATCTGTGACCGTTAGTGCATGTGCTGATAATG GAACTGGTGTAGTCTCTTCTCAGCCAAATAAAAATGGTCAAGCATATGCTACTGATTTTCTAAAG GCAAGTCACCGTGACAAAAACAACAGTTCATATAATAACTATCAAGATTCGAATCTGCACGGTGATCGAGCAGTAAGAAGCTATTGTTGGTCTCAAACTTCAGTGTCGTCTCCAGGGAATCTCAATGTTTATGGTCAGCTTCCTTCCTTTACACAATCACATGCGTTCAGACCAACATTCAAG GGAAAACAAGCCTCAGGACAGTTTACAAAACATGCCAATCAAAAGACAAGCTCCGTCCCATATAGCGGTTACTACGGTAATGGAAACACAAATAGTGGTTTCAAGGATCACAGAGATGGACACAGGAAGCCTGAGAGAAACGGAGAATCTGATTCATTGGTTGAAATGAAATGCGGTCCGAGAACCAGTGCAAAGACTCATCCTCCTCCTTCtgactcatcatcatcatcgctcAAGCAAAACAGTTCGTTTGTTTTGGATCTTCGTAGAGAGATGTTTAACCTTCCGGATTTTCAGACAGACTACGAGGATGCCACATTCTTCGTGATCAAGTCCTACAGCGAAGATGATGTTCACAAGAGTATCAAATACTCCGTGTGGTCAAGCACTGTCAATGGGAACAAGAAACTAGATGCAGCTTACCGTGATGCTGAAGCAAAAACACTCGTTGATGGCAAGAAACGTCCCATTTTCCTCTTCTTTTCG gTGAATGCGAGTAGACAGTTTGTGGGATTAGCAGAGATGGTTGGATACGTGGACATGAACAAGGATTTAGATTTCTGGCAAGTTGACAAGTGGTGCGGCTTCTTCCCTGTCGAATGGCACGTGGTTAAAGACGTCCCTAACTGGGAGCTATGCCATATCGTACTCCACAACAACGAAGGCAAGGCGGTTACTCATACGAGGGATACTCAAGAGATCAAACTCAGAGAAGGTCTTCAAATGCTTTCGATATTCAAGAAGTTTTCCGCCGTGACGTCTTTGTTAGATGACATGGACTTTTATGAAGAACGAGAGAAGTCTCTTCGGTTGAAGAAGGAGCATAAACCAGCCACTCTCCGCATGGATCTATTCAAAGAGAAAGACTATGAT TATGAGAATGGAGGCAACAGGAGAATGAATCAAGATAGAGGATGTAACTGGAGCAGAACACAGCAGTCTCTCGTCAATCAAACCAAGAATCTCTCCATAAGAGGAGGCTACTCTGTCTCCAAGAATAACACTCGCAATCCGAGATGA
- the LOC103871758 gene encoding uncharacterized protein LOC103871758, which yields MNESSSWSIYSTKDGESDGPWRSSTSMNAISFGFVATAILISMFLLMAIFEHLFRPENSTFESPHRIRQRQNQSRDGSTHFQKLANQASMVQVNIAMDVSVVMPGEKLPSHIALPAPLPCGREGIRWPLHL from the exons ATGAACGAGTCAAGTTCGTGGAGCATCTACAGCACCAAAGATGGAGAGAGTGACGGGCCATGGAGATCGTCCACGTCGATGAATGCGATCTCTTTCGGGTTCGTAGCTACGGCGATACTTATCTCCATGTTCTTGTTAATGGCCATCTTTGAGCATCTCTTTAGACCTGAGAATTCTACATTTGAGTCACCACATAGGATCAGACAACGACAGAACCAGAGCAGAGATGGGTCCACTCATTTCCAGAAACTTGCTAATCAAGCGTCCAtg GTTCAGGTGAATATAGCGATGGATGTATCGGTAGTGATGCCGGGAGAGAAGCTGCCGTCGCACATAGCTTTGCCGGCTCCTCTACCTTGTGGAAGAGAAGGCATTCGTTGGCCTCTCCACCTCTAA